The proteins below come from a single Coregonus clupeaformis isolate EN_2021a unplaced genomic scaffold, ASM2061545v1 scaf0097, whole genome shotgun sequence genomic window:
- the LOC121549736 gene encoding E3 ubiquitin-protein ligase TRIM39-like isoform X1: MASSSSVLSDEWFLCSICMDVFTEPVSIQCGHNFCMTCIRKYWDSNDLCQCPMCKNTFDKRPDLLVNAFISEMAAQFRKSVKRKAPSSPDQCPAKPGEVSCEICTEMKLKALKSCLVCLTSYCETHLEPHQRVAALRRHKLIDPVQNLEDRICKTHERLLELFCRTDQMCVCVLCIKTDHKTHNMVPLEEEFGERKGKLEKTEAKVQQKIQERLDKVQEIKHSVEVSKRDAEREIADSVKVFTALVRSIEKNQADLIEVIEKKQKAAEMQAEGLIKELEQEITELNRRSTELEQLSHTEDHLHLVQSFPTLCTPPPTKDWSEIIVHSDLCVMTLRRVVCQLEETLNKEIEKLPEIKLKRMQQYAVDVTLDPNTAQRELILSEDGKQVRHGDTQQNLPDNPKRFDPVLIVLGKEGFSSGRFYYEVTVTGKTGWSLGVARESINRKRNITLCPDSGCWAVVLTDRSKYAACAPIFTPLYLREKPQKVGVFVDYEEGQVSFYDVEARSHIYSFTGCTFTEKLYPCFNPAVNHGGKNSAPLIIYSFNHTD; the protein is encoded by the coding sequence ATGGCGTCCTCCAGCAGTGTCCTTTCTGATGAGTGGTTCCTGTGCTCTATCTGTATGGATGTGTTCACTGAGCCAGTCTCTATTCAATGTGGACACAACTTCTGCATGACCTGTATCAGGAAGTACTGGGATAGCAATGACCTGTGCCAGTGCCCCATGTGTAAAAATACATTTGATAAGAGACCAGATCTCCTTGTTAATGCTTTCATTTCTGAGATGGCTGCTCAGTTCAGGAAGTCAGTTAAAAGGAAAGCTCCCAGCAGCCCAGACCAATGCCCTGCCAAACCTGGAGAAGTGTCCTGTGAAATCTGCACTGAGATGAAGCTCAAGGCCCTGAAGTCCTGCCTGGTGTGTCtgacctcttactgtgagactcacctggagCCTCATCAGAGAGTCGCAGCCTTAAGGAGACACAAGCTGATCGACCCTGTTCAGAACCTGGAAGACAGGATATGCAAGACACACGAGAGACTCCTGGAGTTGTTCTGTAGGACTGACcagatgtgtgtttgtgtcttgtgCATAAAAACAGACCACAAGACTCATAATATGGTGCCTCTAGAGGAAGAGTTTGGAGAGAGGAAGGGTAAATTAGAAAAAACAGAGGCAAAAGTGCAGCAGAAGATCCAGGAGCGACTGGACAAGGTTCAGGAGATAAAACACTCAGTAGAGGTCAGCAAGAGAGATGCAGAGCGAGAGATAGCAGACAGCGTTAAGGTATTCACTGCTCTGGTGCGCTCCATTGAAAAGAACCAGGCTGATCTCATTGAGGTGATTGAGAAAAAGCAGAAAGCAGCAGAGATGCAGGCTGAAGGACTCATTAAAGAGCTGGAGCAGGAAATAACTGAGTTAAAtaggagaagcactgagctggagcagctctcacacactgaGGACCACCTCCATCTAGTCCAGAGCTTTCCTACTCTGTGCACACCTCCACCTACCAAGGACTGGTCTGAGATCATTGTTCACAGCGATCTGTGTGTGATGACTTTGAGGAGAGTGGTTTGTCAGCTGGAGGAGACACTGAATAAAGAGATTGAGAAGCTGCCTGAAATCAAACTGAAGAGGATGCAGCAGTATGCAGTGGATGTTACTCTGGACCCTAATACAGCACAACGTGAACTCATCCTGTCTGAGGATGGGAAACAAGTAAGACATGGAGACACACAACAGAATCTCCCTGATAACCCAAAGAGGTTTGATCCTGTCCTTATAGTCTTGGGAAAGGAGGGTTTCTCCTCAGGGAGATTTTACTATGAGGTGACTGTTACAGGGAAGACTGGATGGAGTTTAGGAGTAGCCAGAGAGTCCATAAACAGGAAGAGGAATATCACACTGTGCCCTGATAGTGGATGCTGGGCTGTGGTCCTGACGGATAGGAGTAAGTACGCAGCTTGTGCCCCCATCTTTACCCCCCTCTACCTGAGAGAGAAGCCCCAGAAGGTGGGGGTATTTGTGGATTATGAGGAGGGGCAGGTCTCCTTTTatgatgtggaggccaggtctcatATCTACTCTTTCACTGGCTGCACCTTCACTGAGAAACTCTATCCATGCTTCAACCCCGCCGTTAATCATGGTGGTAAAAACTCTGCCCCTCTGATAATCTATTCTTTCAATCACACAGACTGA
- the LOC121549736 gene encoding E3 ubiquitin-protein ligase TRIM39-like isoform X2, giving the protein MASSSSVLSDEWFLCSICMDVFTEPVSIQCGHNFCMTCIRKYWDSNDLCQCPMCKNTFDKRPDLLVNAFISEMAAQFRKSVKRKAPSSPDQCPAKPGEVSCEICTEMKLKALKSCLVCLTSYCETHLEPHQRVAALRRHKLIDPVQNLEDRICKTHERLLELFCRTDQMCVCVLCIKTDHKTHNMVPLEEEFGERKGKLEKTEAKVQQKIQERLDKVQEIKHSVEVSKRDAEREIADSVKVFTALVRSIEKNQADLIEVIEKKQKAAEMQAEGLIKELEQEITELNRRSTELEQLSHTEDHLHLVQSFPTLCTPPPTKDWSEIIVHSDLCVMTLRRVVCQLEETLNKEIEKLPEIKLKRMQQYAVDVTLDPNTAQRELILSEDGKQVRHGDTQQNLPDNPKRFDPVLIVLGKEGFSSGRFYYEVTVTGKTEWNLGVARESVNRKGTVTLSPDNGRWAVILRDGSKYIACAPTRVHLYLREKPRKVGVFVDYEEGQVSFYDVEARSHIYSFTGYTFTEKLYPYFSPLLNYGGKNSTPLIISPVNHTDRV; this is encoded by the exons ATGGCGTCCTCCAGCAGTGTCCTTTCTGATGAGTGGTTCCTGTGCTCTATCTGTATGGATGTGTTCACTGAGCCAGTCTCTATTCAATGTGGACACAACTTCTGCATGACCTGTATCAGGAAGTACTGGGATAGCAATGACCTGTGCCAGTGCCCCATGTGTAAAAATACATTTGATAAGAGACCAGATCTCCTTGTTAATGCTTTCATTTCTGAGATGGCTGCTCAGTTCAGGAAGTCAGTTAAAAGGAAAGCTCCCAGCAGCCCAGACCAATGCCCTGCCAAACCTGGAGAAGTGTCCTGTGAAATCTGCACTGAGATGAAGCTCAAGGCCCTGAAGTCCTGCCTGGTGTGTCtgacctcttactgtgagactcacctggagCCTCATCAGAGAGTCGCAGCCTTAAGGAGACACAAGCTGATCGACCCTGTTCAGAACCTGGAAGACAGGATATGCAAGACACACGAGAGACTCCTGGAGTTGTTCTGTAGGACTGACcagatgtgtgtttgtgtcttgtgCATAAAAACAGACCACAAGACTCATAATATGGTGCCTCTAGAGGAAGAGTTTGGAGAGAGGAAGGGTAAATTAGAAAAAACAGAGGCAAAAGTGCAGCAGAAGATCCAGGAGCGACTGGACAAGGTTCAGGAGATAAAACACTCAGTAGAGGTCAGCAAGAGAGATGCAGAGCGAGAGATAGCAGACAGCGTTAAGGTATTCACTGCTCTGGTGCGCTCCATTGAAAAGAACCAGGCTGATCTCATTGAGGTGATTGAGAAAAAGCAGAAAGCAGCAGAGATGCAGGCTGAAGGACTCATTAAAGAGCTGGAGCAGGAAATAACTGAGTTAAAtaggagaagcactgagctggagcagctctcacacactgaGGACCACCTCCATCTAGTCCAGAGCTTTCCTACTCTGTGCACACCTCCACCTACCAAGGACTGGTCTGAGATCATTGTTCACAGCGATCTGTGTGTGATGACTTTGAGGAGAGTGGTTTGTCAGCTGGAGGAGACACTGAATAAAGAGATTGAGAAGCTGCCTGAAATCAAACTGAAGAGGATGCAGCAGTATGCAGTGGATGTTACTCTGGACCCTAATACAGCACAACGTGAACTCATCCTGTCTGAGGATGGGAAACAAGTAAGACATGGAGACACACAACAGAATCTCCCTGATAACCCAAAGAGGTTTGATCCTGTCCTTATAGTCTTGGGAAAGGAGG GCTTCTCCTCAGGGAGATTCTACTATGAGGTGACTGTTACAGGGAAGACTGAGTGGAATTTAGGAGTGGCCAGAGAGTCTGTCAACAGAAAGGGGACTGTCACATTGAGCCCTGATAATGGACGCTGGGCAGTGATCCTGAGGGATGGGAGTAAGTACATAGCTTGTGCCCCGACCcgtgtccacctctacctgaGAGAGAAGCCCAGGAAGGTTGGGGTGTTTGTGGATTATGAGGAGGGGCAGGTCTCCTTTTatgatgtggaggccaggtctcatATCTACTCTTTCACTGGCTACACCTTCACTGAGAAACTCTATCCATACTTCAGCCCTTTGCTCAATTATGGTGGTAAAAACTCTACTCCTCTAATCATCTCTCCTGTCAATCACACAGACAGAGTTTGA